One genomic window of Sardina pilchardus chromosome 15, fSarPil1.1, whole genome shotgun sequence includes the following:
- the rad54l gene encoding DNA repair and recombination protein RAD54-like has translation MRRSLAPSQVAKRRSGDSDDDDDWHPEQTRKRRKGDPDCRENLISPYRKPLTQLTNRPVCVDSGQHEAFIRSILSKPFKIPIANYTGALGIRALGLKRAGVRKALHDPFEVDALVLYEPPVVSAHDMIKADKDKLPVHVVVDPVLGKVLRPHQREGVKFLWDCVTGRRIPDSFGCIMADEMGLGKTLQCITLMWTLLRQSPDCKPEIDKVIVVSPSSLVRNWYNEVGKWLGGRVTPLAIDGGSKEEIDRKLERFNAQHGLRVPSPILIISYETFRLHAAVLHKGKVGLVICDEGHRLKNSDNQTYQALNAMNSQRRVLISGTPIQNDLLEYFSLVHFVNAGILGTAQEFKKRFELPILKGRDADASDKDRATGEEKLKELISIVNRCLIRRTSDILSKYLPVKIEQVVCCRLTPLQSELYKRFLRQAKPVESLQGGKISVSSLSSITSLKKLCNHPSLIYDKCVEGEEGFEGALDLFPSGYTTKAVEPQLSGKMLVLDYILAMTKSTTSDKVVLVSNYTQTLDLFEKLCRTRRYLYVRLDGTMSIKKRAKIVERFNSPSNPEFIFMLSSKAGGCGLNLIGANRLVMFDPDWNPANDEQAMARVWRDGQKKTCFIYRLLSTGTIEEKILQRQAHKKALSSCVVDEEQDVERHFSLGELRELFSLNEETTSDTHDRFRCKRCVNGRQVRPPPEEADCTSDLSLWQHCSDKKGLKDPMLSAAWDAAVSFAFHQRSHEDQRGVV, from the exons ATG AGAAGAAGCTTAGCACCAAGTCAAGTTGCCAAAAGAAGAAGTGGTGATTCCGACGACGACGATGACTGGCATCCTGAGCAG ACAAGgaaaagaagaaagggagatCCGGACTGCCGAGAGAACTTAATTTCCCCTTACAGAAAACCTCTCACACAGTTAACCAATCGACCAGTATGTGTGGACAGCGGTCAGCAC GAGGCCTTTATTCGCAGCATCCTTTCGAAGCCATTCAAAATTCCCATAGCCAACTACACAG GCGCTCTGGGAATACGAGCTCTGGGCCTGAAGCGGGCCGGTGTCAGGAAGGCTCTTCACGACCCGTTTGAGGTGGACGCACTGGTTCTTTATGAGCCACCGGTTGTGAGTGCCCATGACATGATCAAAGCTGACAA AGACAAGCTTCCTGTTCATGTTGTTGTCGATCCAGTACTTGGCAAAGTACTTAGGCCTCATCAGCGAGAG GGCGTCAAGTTCCTTTGGGACTGCGTGACAGGGAGGCGTATCCCTGACTCGTTCGGCTGCATCATGGCGGATGAGATGGGTCTGGGCAAGACTCTGCAGTGCATCACGCTCATGTGGACACTGTTGCGTCAAAGCCCAGACTGTAAGCCGGAGATAGACAAGGTCATCGTGGTCTCTCCCTCCAGCTTGGTGCGCAACTGGTACAACGAAGTCGGCAAATGGCTGGGAGGACGTGTCACGCCACTGGCTATTGACGGCGGCTCAAAAGAGGAGATTGATCGCAAGCTAG AGCGCTTCAACGCACAGCATGGCTTAAGGGTGCCTTCTCCGATCCTTATCATTTCGTACGAAACGTTCCGTCTGCACGCTGCAGTCCTGCACAAGGGGAAAGTCGGCCTGGTCATATGTGACGAG GGTCATCGACTGAAGAACTCAGACAACCAGACCTACCAGGCACTGAATGCCATGAATTCCCAGAGACGAGTGCTCATATCTGGCACTCCCATTCAGAACGACCTGCTGGAGTACTTCAGCCTGGTGCACTTTGTCAATGCCGGAATCCTTG GCACTGCGCAGGAATTTAAGAAGCGCTTTGAGCTTCCCATCCTGAAGGGCCGTGATGCAGACGCCAGTGATAAGGACAGGGCCACTGGAGAGGAGAAACTCAAAGAGCTCATTAGCATTGTGAACAG atgCCTGATTAGAAGGACTTCAGACATACTCTCCAAGTATCTCCCAGTGAAGATCGAGCAGGTTGTCTGTTGCAG ACTCACCCCTCTGCAGAGTGAGCTGTACAAGCGCTTCCTGCGGCAGGCCAAGCCTGTGGAGAGCCTTCAGGGGGGCAAGATCAgcgtctcctccctctcctccatcacctcgcTCAAGAAACTCTGCAACC ATCCTTCTCTCATCTATGACaagtgtgtggagggagaggagggcttTGAGGGGGCTCTGGATCTCTTCCCGTCTGGCTACACCACAAAGGCTGTGGAGCCACAGCTCTCTG GGAAAATGCTGGTGCTGGATTATATACTCGCTATGACAAAAAGTACAACAAGCGATAAAGTGGTACTGGTCTCCAACTACACCCAAACTCTGGATCTTTTCGAGAAGTTGTGTCGAACTCGAAG ATATCTCTATGTTCGCCTGGACGGAACAATGTCCATCAAGAAACGGGCAAAGATAGTGGAGAGGTTCAACAGTCCTTCT aacCCCGAGTTCATCTTCATGCTGAGCAGTAAGGCAGGAGGGTGTGGCCTCAACCTGATTGGAGCCAATCGGCTGGTGATGTTCGACCCCGACTGGAATCCAGCCAATGACGAGCAGGCCATGGCCCGTGTGTGGAGGGATGGGCAGAAGAAGACCTGCTTCATCTACAGGCTGCTTTCT acGGGTACTATTGAGGAGAAGATCCTGCAGAGGCAAGCCCATAAGAAGGCCCTTAGCAGCTGTGTGGTGGATGAGGAGCAGGACGTGGAGAGACACTTCTCCCTTGGAGAGCTGCGAGAGCTCTTCTCCCTCAACGAGGAGACCACCAGCGACACGCATGACCG GTTCCGCTGCAAGCGCTGCGTGAACGGGCGCCAGGTGCGGCCGCCCCCGGAGGAGGCCGACTGCACCAGTGACCTGTCCCTCTGGCAGCACTGCTCGGACAAGAAGGGCCTGAAGGACCCCATGCTCTCGGCCGCCTGGGACGCGGCCGTCTCGTTTGCCTTCCACCAGCGCTCTCACGAGGACCAGAGAGGAGTGGTGTGA